Proteins encoded together in one Sander lucioperca isolate FBNREF2018 chromosome 17, SLUC_FBN_1.2, whole genome shotgun sequence window:
- the dtx4a gene encoding E3 ubiquitin-protein ligase DTX4a: MLLASAVVVWEWLNEHGRWRPYSPAVCHHIEAVIRSDPRCGSVVLGQVDSRLSPYIIDLHSMHQFRQDTGTLRPVRRSFYDPTSAPGQGWLWEWENDTGSWTAYDTEVGIAIQAARDRQQPWLDLAPLGFCYLIDFESMTQINGQTQRCRRIQRRSDLAYPLVSGPLPKSHHAWGPMSMPSHGGLLGVDVSGVGMGMRMSSSGTGNGSAYPSGALPASSITSLGQPCACQQCMLVLSVKAGAMSAHTLGRRPPQTKPPSPKISSYPVPGGSYSLTLPRPPSLSRSFSPHRTSIVGATGGFSLGGMGGAGGVGIVGGSGVGSASFGYGGGFTHSLSLLGSATAALSISSTRPPPPPLPPPPPPPPPPPPSSTLSSAATSPPHPSTSSSLSASCSAPTVPAPGPPIISTAASTCTPSPSARVLGPVSSSGAAACAAPLPPRSSLAGLSRPALQRIAMAQSRALIASGVPTVPVKNLNGSSPVHPALAGITGILMSAAGLPVCLTRPPKLVLHPPPVSKSDIKPVSGLGHCCRKTTKKQARKGKTPEEVVKRYLQKVRNPPEEDCTICMEALAGPSGYKGPGVGGISRAESVGRLAQCGHQYHLQCLVAMYNNGNKDGSLQCPTCKTIYGVKTGNQPPGKMEYHVIPHSLPGHPDCKTIRIIYNIPPGIQGPEHPNPGKPFTARGFPRHCYLPDSEKGRKVLRLLLVAWDRRLIFSVGTSSTTGESDTVIWNEVHHKTEFGSNLTGHGYPDPGHLDNVLEELKAQGITEEECLPRD; the protein is encoded by the exons ATGTTACTAGCATCCGCTGTAGTTGTATGGGAATGGCTGAACGAGCACGGACGCTGGCGGCCCTACAGCCCGGCTGTCTGTCATCACATCGAGGCAGTCATCCGGAGCGACCCGCGGTGTGGTAGTGTTGTCCTCGGCCAGGTGGACTCTCGCCTCTCGCCCTACATCATCGATTTGCATTCCATGCACCAGTTCCGACAAGACACAG GTACCCTTCGACCGGTACGACGTAGCTTCTACGACCCCACCTCAGCGCCAGGCCAGGGCTGGTTGTGGGAGTGGGAGAACGACACTGGCAGTTGGACGGCCTACGACACGGAGGTGGGCATCGCAATCCAGGCAGCACGCGATCGTCAGCAGCCCTGGCTTGACCTGGCGCCGCTGGGTTTCTGCTACCTTATTGACTTTGAAAGCATGACCCAAATCAACGGGCAGACACAGCGCTGCCGCCGCATCCAGCGCCGCTCCGACCTGGCTTACCCGCTGGTGTCCGGGCCCCTGCCCAAATCCCACCACGCCTGGGGGCCCATGTCCATGCCCAGCCATGGAGGACTGCTTGGTGTGGATGTATCTGGAGTGGGCATGGGGATGCGGATGAGCAGCAGTGGGACTGGAAACGGCAGCGCATATCCCAGTGGGGCACTCCCTGCCTCATCCATCACCTCCTTGGGACAGCCCTGCGCCTGTCAGCAGTGTATGTTGGTGCTAAGTGTCAAAGCAGGCGCCATGTCTGCTCACACTCTAGGTCGACGACCGCCACAGACCAAACCACCTAGTCCCAAAATCAGCAGTTACCCTGTCCCAGGAGGGTCGTACTCACTAACCCTCCCTCGACCTCCTTCCCTGTCACGGTCATTTTCCCCCCACAGGACGTCCATAGTTGGGGCGACAGGTGGCTTTAGTCTAGGTGGTATGGGTGGTGCAGGAGGTGTTGGAATCGTCGGTGGTAGTGGTGTTGGCAGTGCCAGCTTTGGTTATGGAGGAGGCTTCACCCACTCACTTTCCCTCCTTGGCTCAGCCACCGCCGCCTTGTCCATTTCCTCCACCCGtccccctcctccacctctccctcctccccctcccccaccacctcctcctccaccctccAGCACACTCTCATCTGCTGCCACCTCTCCCCCTCACCCCTCCACCTCGTCCTCCCTCTCTGCTTCCTGTTCTGCGCCTACAGTGCCCGCTCCAGGCCCACCTATCATCTCCACAGCCGCCTCCACCTGCACGCCCTCGCCTTCTGCCCGCGTCCTTGGTCCAGTGTCTTCATCTGGTGCTGCTGCCTGCGCAGCCCCTCTGCCACCCCGGTCCAGCCTAGCAGGGCTGAGCCGACCTGCACTGCAGCGTATCGCCATGGCTCAGTCACGTGCCCTTATCGCCTCTGG AGTGCCAACTGTTCCAGTGAAGAACCTGAATGGATCAAGCCCTGTACACCCTGCGCTGGCAG GCATTACAGGCATCCTGATGAGCGCAGCAGGACTTCCTGTCTGCCTGACCCGCCCTCCCAAGTTGGTGCTTCATCCTCCACCGGTCAGCAAGAGTGACATCAAGCCCGTCTCCGGTCTGGGCCACTGCTGTCGCAAGACCACAAAGAAACAGGCTCGTAAAG GGAAGACCCCTGAGGAGGTGGTGAAGAGGTACCTTCAGAAAGTCCGCAATCCCCCAGAGGAG GACTGCACCATCTGCATGGAGGCCCTGGCCGGACCATCGGGCTACAAAGGCCCAGGCGTGGGTGGCATCTCCCGAGCCGAGTCCGTGGGCCGCCTGGCACAGTGTGGTCACCAGTACCACCTCCAATGCCTTGTTGCTATGTACAACAATGGCAACAAGGACGGTAGCCTGCAGTGTCCCACCTGCAAGACCATCTACGGAGTCAAAACCGGCAACCAGCCCCCGGGCAAGATGGAGTACCATGTCATCCCCCACTCGCTACCCGGCCATCCGGACTGCAAAACCATCCGGATAATTTATAACATCCCTCCTGGCATTCAG GGCCCAGAGCACCCAAATCCAGGCAAACCCTTCACTGCCCGCGGGTTCCCCAGGCACTGCTACCTCCCTGACAGCGAGAAGGGACGCAAG GTTCTGAGGCTTCTACTGGTAGCGTGGGACCGCCGGCTCATTTTCTCTGTGGGTACATCCAGCACCACAGGCGAGTCAGATACAGTCATCTGGAACGAGGTGCACCACAAGACGGAGTTCGGCTCCAACCTGACGGGCCACGGCTACCCCGACCCCGGCCACTTGGACAACGTTCTGGAGGAGCTCAAGGCTCAGGGCATCACCGAGGAGGAGTGCCTACCGAGAGACTGA